Genomic segment of Sodaliphilus pleomorphus:
ATCGGGCGAGGCCTTGTCGAAGATGTCGCCGCACAGCAACACGGCATCGATGGGAATGGTCTTGCCCAGGGCGTTGATGGCACGCACGTGATAGTACTGGTCGGTCTCGGGCGGGCGGTCGAAGTGCAGGTCGGAGGCCACGACTACGGTCACATCCTGCGCCCAGGCCGAGAGCCACAGCGAGAGCAGAAGCAAGAGTGCAAGCAGGCGGCCACGGCCGCCTTGCACTTGCACGTGATAGAGATAGTGAATGTGAGTCATTGCGTTACGTTTGATTCAAGACGATAAAGCCCCGACGGGTCAAATCGTGTTGGTACCCGCCTTCACCTCGGTGTCGAGTTTCTTGTCGCCCCACATGAGGGTGACCTTGAAGGGCACGTTGGTCTTGATGGTCACCTTGGGTTTCTCGGCCGTGCTGGCACGCTTGGCCACCTTGAAGCTCACATCGCCCTTCTCGCCATAGGGGTAGCGGTCGATACCGTAGGCATCGGTGAGGTGCACGTCGATGGTGATGTGGTTTTCGGGCAAGTTGGCGCGCACGCCGAAGATATACTCGATGAGCTCGGCAATGGGAGGCAGGCCAGTCCAGCCCACAAAGTCCTTGCGGGCCATGAAGCCGGGGTCGGAGCTCTCGGGGGCGTAGTACTCCCAGAAGGTGCCCGTCTTCTTGTAGACGTCGAGCACATTGTTGTAGTCGTTGAGGGTGATGTCCCAGGCCAGGTCGCGGTAGCCCTTGTCGACAAGGCCCGAGATGACCATGTAGTTGGTGCCGGGCCACACGCCACCCACCCAGTAGCGGCCGTTGGCCTTGTACTTGGGGTTGTTGGCCGCCAGCGAGGGCACGCGGTGGTGGCGGTTGAAGGTGGCTGTGTCGGCCAGGTGGGCCACAAGACGGTCGAGGCGGGACTTGGGCAGCACATCGGTGTGCAAGGCCCAGTAGGCGTAGATGCCCATGGTGGTCGAGAGGCTGCCGTCGGCATACTGGTCATAGAGGAAACCGTCCTTGTCGTTCCACATGTTGTCGTTGATATACTTGGTCAAGTGCTTGATATCGTCTTCAAAGGTTTCGATCTCTTGCCAGCGCTCGAGATAGAAGCCCATCTTGAGCAGGATGTTGGCCACCATGATTTCCTGCAGGTTGGTATCGAGCCATATCATGTGGCCGTTGCTGTAGATGGTGTTGTAGCCCTCGGGCACACGAGGCATGTTGTCCATGCCGGTGCCCCAGCCGCTGCTCCAGTAGGTGCCGTTGCGCCAGGTGTGGTTGAGCTTGAGCCACTTGTAGTAGGCCGCCAGCACGGGAAACACCTTGTTGAGGCGGTTGTCGTCGCCAAACTGCGTGTAGTAGAGCC
This window contains:
- a CDS encoding MGH1-like glycoside hydrolase domain-containing protein, with protein sequence MKHITHALLIATALAPVLAGAQNLISSGSPLYKLPYKDTYVREPLVAENSFRIAKVQKTVPGTFAQARKVLPSPYWEGHDKEIEMYWKAWEIGIKNINQPLDDSGFITSYIAPAYNGNIFMWDDSFITMFCRYGQRFFPFQRTLDNFYAKQHPDGFICREIRADGSDCFGRYDPTSTGPNLMPWSEWLYYTQFGDDNRLNKVFPVLAAYYKWLKLNHTWRNGTYWSSGWGTGMDNMPRVPEGYNTIYSNGHMIWLDTNLQEIMVANILLKMGFYLERWQEIETFEDDIKHLTKYINDNMWNDKDGFLYDQYADGSLSTTMGIYAYWALHTDVLPKSRLDRLVAHLADTATFNRHHRVPSLAANNPKYKANGRYWVGGVWPGTNYMVISGLVDKGYRDLAWDITLNDYNNVLDVYKKTGTFWEYYAPESSDPGFMARKDFVGWTGLPPIAELIEYIFGVRANLPENHITIDVHLTDAYGIDRYPYGEKGDVSFKVAKRASTAEKPKVTIKTNVPFKVTLMWGDKKLDTEVKAGTNTI